A region from the Prevotella melaninogenica genome encodes:
- a CDS encoding zinc ribbon domain-containing protein: MAKKDPKELPVEEKLKALFQLQTTLSGIDEKRALRGELPLEVRDLEDELEGLHIRIEKIEQDIKDYQSAVTQKKGNIVDAQASLERYNKQLDSVANNREYDTLTKEIEFQTLEIELCNKKIKEAQIKVEEKQKDLEANRALLEDRQHALEEKRNELDEIMQETREEEGLLKEKAAELETKIEPGLLRSFKRIRRGARNGLGIVYVQRDACGGCFNKIPPQRQLDVKMHKKIIVCEYCGRILIDPELAGVKVDKTEEKPKKRRTTRKKKEEEGE, from the coding sequence ATGGCAAAGAAAGATCCAAAAGAGTTACCAGTAGAGGAGAAATTGAAGGCCCTTTTCCAGTTACAGACAACCCTGTCAGGAATCGACGAGAAGCGTGCATTGCGTGGTGAGTTGCCACTTGAGGTACGTGACTTAGAAGATGAGTTGGAAGGTCTGCACATTCGTATTGAGAAGATTGAGCAGGACATTAAGGACTATCAGAGTGCTGTTACCCAGAAGAAGGGTAACATCGTTGACGCTCAAGCAAGTTTGGAGCGTTACAACAAGCAGTTGGACTCTGTTGCAAACAACCGTGAGTATGACACTTTGACAAAGGAAATCGAGTTCCAAACATTGGAGATTGAGCTTTGCAATAAGAAAATTAAGGAAGCTCAAATTAAGGTTGAAGAGAAGCAGAAGGACTTAGAGGCTAATCGTGCATTGCTCGAAGACCGTCAGCACGCCTTAGAGGAGAAGCGCAACGAGCTCGATGAGATTATGCAGGAGACACGCGAGGAGGAAGGTCTGCTGAAGGAGAAGGCTGCAGAGTTGGAGACTAAGATTGAGCCGGGATTGCTTCGTAGCTTCAAGCGTATCCGTCGTGGTGCTCGCAATGGTTTGGGTATCGTTTACGTACAGCGTGATGCTTGTGGTGGTTGCTTCAACAAGATTCCACCTCAGCGCCAGTTGGATGTGAAGATGCACAAGAAGATTATCGTTTGTGAGTACTGTGGTCGTATTCTCATTGACCCAGAGTTGGCTGGTGTAAAGGTTGACAAGACCGAGGAGAAGCCAAAGAAGCGTAGAACAACTCGTAAGAAGAAGGAAGAGGAGGGAGAGTAA
- a CDS encoding nitroreductase, whose protein sequence is MEALEALLTRRSIRAYEERMPAQELIDKVMEAGLYAASGKNMQTAIIVEVTNKEVRDRLSAINGEIMGVTSDPFYGASVVLAVLADKSSPNHVYDGALMMGNLMNAAHAVGLGSCWINRAKQTFEREDGKQMLKEWGIEGDYEGIGFCILGYAAKEGKTSSRKQNRIFYVK, encoded by the coding sequence ATGGAAGCATTAGAAGCATTGTTGACACGTCGTAGCATACGTGCTTATGAAGAGCGTATGCCTGCACAGGAGTTGATTGATAAGGTGATGGAAGCTGGTCTTTACGCTGCAAGTGGAAAGAATATGCAGACTGCTATCATCGTTGAAGTGACTAATAAGGAAGTACGCGACCGCTTATCGGCGATTAATGGTGAGATAATGGGCGTAACGAGCGACCCTTTTTATGGAGCATCCGTTGTCCTTGCTGTGTTAGCGGATAAGAGTAGCCCTAATCACGTCTATGATGGTGCGTTGATGATGGGCAACCTTATGAATGCTGCTCACGCAGTAGGTTTAGGAAGCTGTTGGATTAATCGTGCCAAGCAGACTTTTGAACGTGAAGATGGTAAGCAGATGTTGAAAGAGTGGGGGATAGAAGGCGATTATGAAGGTATCGGCTTCTGTATTCTTGGTTATGCAGCAAAGGAAGGCAAGACCTCATCACGCAAGCAAAATCGTATCTTCTATGTGAAGTAA
- a CDS encoding DUF4595 domain-containing protein: protein MKKIYLLFICFIVVAQTISAQNDKKLLKMTFGKSYFELKYDAKGKLVETVEYYADESTKRNSKYTYNDNKVEQIFYENDNVNDKDNRTSVLKNNRVVSERIHLSAHEGEPEYWADYNYTYNGAGELIKVVTTSNGRPDTEYKLTWTDGDITLVEHFRDNKKVGQVAYEYNKSITNKYLSLFVNPITSIADYEGIVPYGQLLAGYFGKVFQHPVAAVHYTVIDKDYFGWTSDDDFTITYKQNASGIVENIKQSGEEGVTATCIWEETPTGISVYKQEKENTKKIYDLSGKCLENIQHGVNIIKETNGKTHKVIVR from the coding sequence ATGAAGAAAATCTACTTATTATTTATTTGTTTCATAGTAGTTGCACAGACCATAAGTGCACAGAATGATAAGAAATTATTGAAGATGACCTTTGGCAAATCTTACTTTGAACTTAAGTATGATGCAAAAGGAAAACTTGTAGAGACGGTTGAATATTATGCAGATGAATCCACAAAACGTAACAGCAAGTATACTTATAACGATAACAAAGTGGAGCAAATCTTCTATGAGAATGATAATGTAAACGATAAAGATAATCGAACATCTGTTCTCAAAAATAATAGAGTTGTTTCAGAAAGAATACACTTGTCAGCACATGAAGGAGAACCTGAATATTGGGCAGATTACAACTACACGTATAATGGTGCAGGTGAACTGATAAAGGTTGTAACAACCAGTAATGGACGTCCAGACACAGAGTATAAATTGACATGGACAGACGGAGATATTACACTCGTAGAGCATTTTCGAGATAACAAAAAAGTAGGACAGGTAGCTTATGAATACAACAAAAGCATCACCAACAAATATCTATCTCTATTTGTCAATCCAATTACTTCAATTGCCGATTATGAAGGCATCGTACCATACGGACAACTTTTAGCAGGATACTTTGGAAAAGTTTTCCAACATCCAGTAGCTGCTGTGCACTATACGGTGATAGATAAAGACTATTTTGGGTGGACAAGTGATGATGATTTCACAATTACGTATAAGCAGAATGCAAGTGGTATTGTAGAAAATATCAAACAATCAGGGGAAGAAGGAGTGACAGCAACGTGTATTTGGGAAGAAACCCCTACAGGTATCAGTGTTTATAAGCAGGAGAAAGAGAATACAAAAAAGATTTATGACCTTTCTGGTAAATGCCTTGAAAATATACAACATGGTGTGAATATTATCAAAGAAACGAATGGCAAGACACATAAGGTTATTGTAAGATAA
- a CDS encoding HU family DNA-binding protein, whose protein sequence is MKIKLIERRKPGTKTGPGKFYASPVNVGKKNLRDIAHDIAGRSSLTRGDIENVLSNFMDCLPHYLRDGFSVQLGEFGTMRLTLSSEGAETEKAFKTEKIKPRVTFTPGVELKAALRENSYETVKEEKSGGKKEGGGKAPGPMPE, encoded by the coding sequence ATGAAAATCAAATTGATTGAAAGAAGAAAGCCGGGTACAAAGACTGGACCGGGTAAGTTTTATGCAAGTCCTGTAAACGTGGGGAAGAAGAACCTGCGGGATATTGCGCATGACATTGCGGGACGTTCTTCGCTGACACGTGGTGATATCGAAAACGTGCTGTCAAACTTTATGGATTGTCTGCCCCACTATCTTCGTGACGGCTTTAGTGTGCAGTTAGGCGAATTTGGCACGATGCGCTTGACACTGTCAAGCGAGGGAGCTGAAACGGAAAAGGCTTTTAAGACCGAGAAGATTAAGCCGCGCGTAACGTTTACACCGGGCGTAGAACTGAAAGCTGCCCTGCGCGAGAACTCGTATGAGACAGTGAAGGAGGAAAAGTCGGGCGGAAAGAAAGAAGGAGGCGGAAAGGCTCCCGGACCTATGCCAGAGTAG
- a CDS encoding putative LPS assembly protein LptD — translation MRNKSIIFLLSFVVVFAMASVNMPVPQGKKTKKAKANAVVVDTLLKGQTPKVSKEVDKNIPDTAKMDSLQLAIYHHNKAIDDSIRADSMMRARSNGIDVPVKYSAEDSLVYDAESGTAYLYGGSKVDYENMKLSSDKVDMNLNKSTVRATGTADSTEEGGIKGKPVFTMGKDEYKSDTMAFNFKSKKGLIKGIYTEQQDGFLSGEVGKRDSTGSVYLQHGRYTTCDKAHPDFYIALSRAKVRPGKDVVFGPAYLVVADVPLPLAIPYGFFPFSKKYSSGFIMPSYGDESDRGFYLRDGGYYFAISDKWDLKLLGEIYTRGSWGVSAASNYRKRYRYSGSFLFSYQDSKTGDKGLPDFAEQESFKIQWNHRQDPKANPYSSLSASVNFATSSYERNNLNSMYNPQTLTQSTRTSSVSWSTGFSSIGLSLSATTNLAQNMRDSSIQITLPDLNISLSRFYPFKRKHLVGKERWYEKISMSYTGQLANSISTKEDKLLHSNLIKDWKNAFQHTIPVQANFTLFNYINVTPSFNFTDRMYSKKVTRGWDNTLQKEVVRDTTYGFHNVYNWSMNVGASTKLYGFWTPNRKLFGDKIQAIRHVITPQVSFSYSPNFGARRYGYYDSYQYTDASGNVKLVEYSPYQDELYSVPGKYKTEMISWDVSNNLEMKIKSDKDTTGYKKISIIDELGASMSYNAAADYHRWSDLSMRLRLKWWKNYTFSMNAQFATYAYELDANGKPYVGNHTEWGYGRLPRFQGMSQNFSFTLNPEKLKKWFGRKDDKNDDKVTEESDGPDTNIESNMDDDLEKGKHAAKKKRGNIAETDDDGYMSFNMPWSLTIGYGITMRENTAGRFNTKTMRYPYKFTQTLNFSGNIRISDGWNINFSSGYDFENHAMSMTTASLSRDLHCFNMSASVVLAPYTSYNFTFRCNAATLTDALKYDKRSGITNAVQWY, via the coding sequence ATGAGAAATAAGAGCATTATATTCCTATTATCCTTTGTTGTTGTGTTTGCAATGGCAAGTGTCAACATGCCTGTGCCTCAAGGTAAGAAAACCAAGAAGGCTAAGGCTAACGCCGTTGTGGTTGATACGCTACTGAAAGGACAGACACCAAAGGTTAGTAAGGAGGTTGATAAGAATATTCCAGATACCGCGAAGATGGATTCTCTTCAGTTGGCTATCTATCATCATAATAAGGCTATAGACGATTCTATTCGTGCCGACAGCATGATGCGTGCGCGCTCAAATGGAATTGATGTACCTGTGAAGTATTCTGCAGAGGACTCTCTCGTTTATGATGCGGAGTCGGGTACTGCATACTTGTATGGTGGCTCGAAAGTTGATTATGAGAATATGAAGCTTTCAAGTGATAAGGTAGACATGAATCTCAATAAGAGTACTGTGCGTGCAACAGGTACGGCAGACTCTACTGAAGAGGGTGGAATTAAGGGAAAGCCAGTCTTTACAATGGGTAAAGACGAGTATAAGAGCGATACGATGGCTTTTAATTTCAAGTCAAAGAAGGGCTTGATTAAAGGTATCTATACCGAACAGCAGGATGGTTTCCTTAGTGGAGAAGTAGGAAAGCGTGATTCTACGGGTTCTGTTTATTTGCAGCATGGACGTTATACCACATGTGATAAAGCCCATCCTGATTTTTATATTGCCCTTTCGCGTGCAAAGGTTCGTCCGGGTAAGGATGTTGTTTTTGGTCCAGCTTATCTCGTTGTGGCTGATGTACCTTTACCATTGGCAATTCCATACGGCTTCTTTCCTTTCTCAAAGAAGTATTCAAGTGGTTTTATTATGCCAAGCTATGGTGATGAAAGTGATCGTGGTTTCTATCTTCGTGATGGTGGTTACTACTTTGCCATTAGTGATAAATGGGACTTGAAACTCTTAGGTGAAATCTATACCAGAGGTTCTTGGGGTGTTTCTGCAGCCAGCAACTACCGCAAGCGTTATAGATATTCTGGTTCATTCCTCTTTAGTTATCAGGACTCAAAGACTGGTGACAAGGGATTGCCAGACTTTGCAGAGCAGGAGAGTTTCAAGATTCAATGGAATCATCGCCAAGATCCTAAGGCTAATCCTTACAGCTCTCTCTCGGCAAGTGTGAACTTTGCGACATCAAGCTATGAGCGTAACAACCTCAATAGTATGTATAATCCGCAGACACTCACACAGTCTACTAGAACTTCTTCTGTAAGCTGGAGCACAGGTTTTTCAAGTATTGGACTCTCTTTGAGTGCTACTACGAACCTTGCACAGAATATGCGTGACTCTTCTATTCAGATAACACTGCCAGACTTGAACATTAGTTTGAGCCGATTCTACCCTTTCAAGCGTAAGCATCTTGTGGGTAAGGAACGTTGGTATGAGAAGATTTCGATGAGCTATACGGGTCAGTTGGCTAATTCTATCTCAACGAAGGAAGATAAACTCTTACACTCTAATCTGATCAAAGACTGGAAGAATGCTTTTCAGCATACAATTCCTGTACAGGCAAACTTCACCTTGTTTAATTATATCAATGTGACGCCATCTTTCAATTTTACGGATCGTATGTATTCTAAGAAGGTGACACGTGGATGGGATAACACTCTTCAGAAAGAGGTGGTAAGAGACACTACGTATGGCTTCCATAATGTATATAATTGGAGCATGAATGTAGGTGCCAGCACTAAGTTGTATGGTTTCTGGACACCTAATAGAAAACTTTTTGGTGATAAGATTCAGGCTATCCGCCATGTTATCACGCCACAGGTTTCATTCTCTTATTCACCTAACTTCGGTGCACGCCGTTATGGCTATTATGACAGCTACCAGTACACCGATGCAAGCGGTAATGTGAAACTTGTTGAGTACTCTCCTTATCAGGATGAACTCTATAGTGTGCCGGGTAAGTACAAGACTGAGATGATTAGTTGGGATGTTAGCAATAACCTCGAAATGAAAATCAAGAGCGACAAAGATACGACTGGTTATAAGAAGATAAGTATCATTGATGAGTTAGGAGCCAGTATGTCTTACAATGCTGCAGCAGACTATCATCGTTGGAGTGACCTTAGTATGCGTCTACGTTTGAAGTGGTGGAAGAATTATACCTTCTCAATGAATGCACAGTTTGCTACCTATGCTTACGAACTTGATGCTAATGGTAAGCCTTACGTAGGTAATCATACTGAGTGGGGGTATGGTCGTTTGCCTCGTTTTCAAGGTATGTCGCAGAACTTCTCATTCACTTTGAATCCAGAGAAGTTGAAGAAGTGGTTCGGACGTAAGGATGATAAGAATGACGACAAGGTGACGGAAGAGAGCGATGGGCCTGATACCAATATCGAATCGAATATGGACGATGACCTTGAGAAAGGAAAGCATGCAGCTAAGAAGAAGCGTGGTAATATTGCTGAGACGGATGACGATGGTTACATGAGTTTCAATATGCCATGGTCATTGACAATCGGTTATGGTATTACGATGCGTGAGAATACAGCGGGTAGGTTCAATACTAAGACGATGCGTTACCCTTATAAGTTCACACAGACGCTGAACTTCTCTGGTAATATTCGTATCAGTGATGGCTGGAACATTAACTTCTCAAGTGGTTACGACTTTGAAAACCATGCGATGAGTATGACAACAGCCAGCCTGTCACGTGACCTACACTGTTTTAATATGAGTGCTTCTGTAGTTTTAGCACCATATACATCTTACAACTTTACCTTCCGTTGTAATGCTGCAACGCTGACAGATGCGTTGAAATATGATAAACGAAGCGGTATCACCAATGCGGTACAGTGGTATTAA
- a CDS encoding MalY/PatB family protein, which translates to MIKTYNFDEIIDRSGSGDLKHEALLPRWGRNDLLPLWVADMDFATPDFVVDALKDRLSHPIFGYTIEPSDYRPAIIDWICAHHAWEVKPEWLSFIPGIVRGIGFVVNVFTESGEKVIIQPPVYHPFRLTPEANHRKVVFNPLRLREDGYYDMDFENLAKVCDDKCRLLILSNPHNPAGLCWSEDTLRRLADFCYEHNILVISDEIHSDMALFGNRHTPFASVSEHAAEISITFAAPTKTFNMAGIVSSYAIVPNEELRNRFYGWLKANELDEPTLFAPIATIAAYRKGEEWRKQMLAYVEDNILFVEDFCREHIPSVRPLRPQASFLVWLDCRDLGLKHKELLNLFIDKAHLALNDGRMFGPGGEGFMRLNIGTPRSILRQALEQLAKAVNEL; encoded by the coding sequence ATGATAAAGACTTATAACTTTGACGAGATAATCGACCGTTCGGGAAGTGGTGACTTGAAGCATGAGGCACTTCTTCCACGTTGGGGACGTAATGACTTGTTACCACTTTGGGTGGCTGATATGGACTTTGCTACTCCTGATTTTGTTGTGGATGCCCTTAAAGACCGTCTTTCACATCCTATCTTTGGTTATACCATAGAACCATCTGACTATCGCCCTGCTATCATTGATTGGATATGTGCGCATCATGCTTGGGAAGTAAAGCCAGAGTGGTTGAGTTTTATTCCCGGTATCGTAAGGGGTATTGGTTTTGTTGTAAATGTATTCACAGAGTCAGGCGAAAAGGTGATAATACAACCACCTGTCTATCATCCATTCCGTTTGACACCAGAGGCTAATCATCGTAAGGTTGTCTTCAATCCGCTTCGTCTCCGTGAAGACGGATATTATGATATGGACTTTGAGAATCTCGCAAAGGTATGTGATGATAAATGTCGTTTACTAATCCTCTCTAATCCTCATAACCCTGCAGGATTGTGTTGGTCGGAAGATACATTACGCCGCTTGGCAGACTTCTGTTATGAGCATAATATTCTTGTCATTAGCGATGAGATACACAGCGATATGGCTCTCTTTGGCAATCGTCATACACCATTTGCAAGTGTGTCAGAGCATGCTGCGGAAATTAGTATTACTTTTGCAGCACCGACAAAGACCTTTAATATGGCAGGTATCGTTAGTTCGTATGCCATTGTTCCGAATGAAGAACTGCGTAATCGTTTCTATGGTTGGTTGAAGGCAAACGAATTAGATGAGCCTACACTCTTTGCCCCAATAGCCACGATAGCTGCTTACCGAAAGGGAGAGGAGTGGCGTAAACAGATGTTGGCGTATGTAGAAGACAATATTCTCTTTGTCGAAGACTTCTGTCGTGAACATATTCCAAGTGTTCGTCCACTTCGTCCACAAGCAAGTTTCCTTGTTTGGTTGGATTGTCGTGACCTTGGATTGAAGCACAAAGAACTATTAAACCTCTTCATTGACAAAGCTCATTTAGCTTTAAATGATGGTAGAATGTTTGGTCCCGGAGGTGAAGGTTTTATGCGTTTGAATATCGGTACACCACGTTCTATACTTCGTCAGGCGTTGGAGCAGTTGGCAAAAGCCGTAAATGAATTATAA
- a CDS encoding cation:proton antiporter, with translation MSELPELVKDLALILVVAGFVTLIFKKLKQPLVLGYIVAGFLVSPHMPYLMSVVDKSDIQTWADIGVIFLLFSLGLDFSIKKILKMGASPIIAACTIIFCMMTLGVIVGHSFGWKEMDSIFLGGMVAMSSTTIIYKAFSDMGLTQQGFASTVMSVLILEDILAIVMMVMLSTIANGNSPDGVQLVGSIMKIGFFLVLWFVIGIFAIPLFLRSVRKILNNETLLIVALGFCCLMAVISTRVGFSAAFGAFVMGSILAETVEADKIIRLVDPVKNLFGAIFFVSVGMLVNPSVLVNYALPILLLVVTILVGQALFGTLGYLLGGQTLKNAMRCGFSMAQVGEFAFIIATLGRSLGVISEFLYPVVVAVSVITTFLTPYMIRAAEPCYDFLIKHLPKRWVRRLTHIQTNSVGGSATADNHWKVLMKKMILNTLIYGILSSAVIAIMFSAALPLCRKLSIEWTGSHWAGNAVCGFLTIGFIAPFLRSIVMKQNHSEAFKALWTDRRINRLPLTATVLARVIIALGFIFYVCNYLTRFKNALMIAIAMGILILMLLSRWLKKRSITLERLFIQNLRSRDIEAQIQGKKKPLFADYLIDRDIHIANLELPDDSLWAGKTLYSLKLRNRFGVHISSILRGSQHINIPNGGTILFPGDKLQAIGNDEQLTKLSKAINAELQAELTDIEKHEMKLRSFTISKTSPFIGKTLKDSGIRDEYNCMVVGVDEGQKNLTLITPSRCLQAGDILWVVGEERNIERILALG, from the coding sequence ATGTCAGAACTACCCGAATTGGTCAAAGACCTTGCACTCATTCTCGTTGTAGCAGGATTTGTAACTCTTATTTTCAAGAAACTCAAGCAGCCATTGGTATTAGGTTACATCGTGGCAGGCTTCCTTGTGTCACCCCACATGCCCTATTTGATGAGCGTTGTCGACAAATCCGATATACAGACATGGGCGGACATTGGTGTTATCTTCTTGCTCTTCTCATTAGGATTAGACTTCTCCATTAAGAAGATTCTAAAAATGGGAGCCTCCCCTATCATTGCCGCCTGTACCATCATCTTCTGTATGATGACATTAGGTGTCATTGTAGGGCATAGCTTTGGATGGAAAGAGATGGACAGCATCTTCCTTGGAGGTATGGTAGCAATGAGTTCTACAACCATTATATACAAAGCCTTCTCGGATATGGGACTCACGCAACAAGGCTTTGCTTCAACGGTTATGAGCGTACTCATATTGGAGGACATCCTTGCCATTGTAATGATGGTGATGCTCAGTACTATAGCCAATGGAAACAGCCCCGATGGAGTACAACTCGTGGGAAGTATTATGAAAATTGGCTTCTTTCTTGTTCTATGGTTCGTAATCGGGATTTTTGCCATCCCACTCTTCCTTCGTTCCGTTCGTAAAATACTTAACAACGAAACCCTGCTTATTGTGGCATTGGGTTTCTGTTGTCTTATGGCCGTTATATCAACACGGGTAGGGTTTAGTGCAGCTTTCGGTGCCTTTGTTATGGGAAGTATCTTGGCTGAAACGGTTGAAGCTGATAAAATCATCCGCCTTGTAGACCCTGTTAAGAATCTCTTTGGAGCTATCTTCTTCGTCTCTGTTGGTATGTTGGTAAATCCAAGTGTTCTTGTTAACTATGCTCTTCCTATCCTTCTGCTTGTCGTTACAATCCTCGTAGGACAGGCTTTGTTTGGTACCTTAGGCTATCTTCTCGGAGGCCAGACACTCAAAAACGCTATGCGTTGTGGTTTCTCAATGGCACAAGTGGGTGAGTTTGCCTTCATTATAGCGACATTAGGACGTTCTTTGGGAGTCATAAGCGAATTCCTCTACCCCGTTGTCGTTGCAGTATCAGTCATCACCACCTTCCTCACGCCTTATATGATTCGTGCGGCAGAGCCATGCTATGACTTCCTCATCAAACATCTTCCCAAACGATGGGTTCGTCGACTTACTCATATCCAAACGAATAGTGTGGGAGGGAGTGCCACTGCTGATAATCATTGGAAAGTCCTGATGAAGAAGATGATACTTAACACACTTATCTATGGCATTCTTTCTTCTGCTGTCATTGCCATTATGTTCTCTGCAGCCCTTCCTCTTTGTAGGAAGTTATCTATAGAATGGACAGGAAGCCATTGGGCTGGTAATGCCGTATGTGGATTTCTCACAATCGGCTTTATTGCACCTTTCTTACGTTCTATCGTAATGAAACAGAATCATTCCGAAGCATTCAAAGCATTGTGGACAGACCGACGCATCAATCGCCTACCCCTCACAGCAACCGTTCTCGCACGTGTAATTATCGCACTCGGTTTCATCTTTTACGTATGTAATTACCTCACACGCTTCAAAAATGCACTGATGATTGCCATTGCAATGGGTATATTAATATTGATGCTACTCTCCCGTTGGCTCAAGAAAAGAAGTATAACATTGGAACGTCTGTTTATCCAGAACCTCCGAAGCCGTGACATTGAGGCACAGATACAAGGAAAGAAGAAACCTCTTTTTGCCGACTATCTGATAGACCGTGATATCCATATTGCTAATCTTGAACTGCCCGACGATTCTCTATGGGCTGGTAAGACATTGTATAGTCTGAAGCTCCGAAACCGATTTGGCGTGCATATTAGCAGTATCCTTCGTGGCTCCCAGCATATCAATATTCCGAATGGTGGCACAATTCTCTTCCCTGGCGATAAACTGCAAGCCATTGGTAATGATGAGCAGCTAACAAAACTTTCTAAGGCAATAAATGCTGAGTTACAGGCAGAGCTTACTGACATAGAGAAGCATGAGATGAAACTCCGTAGTTTCACCATCTCTAAGACAAGTCCTTTCATTGGCAAAACGCTCAAAGACAGTGGTATCCGCGACGAATATAACTGTATGGTTGTGGGTGTTGACGAAGGTCAGAAGAACCTCACCCTCATCACTCCTTCCCGCTGTCTGCAAGCAGGCGACATCCTATGGGTAGTGGGAGAAGAACGCAACATAGAGCGTATCCTCGCATTAGGATAA
- a CDS encoding Nif3-like dinuclear metal center hexameric protein yields MRSVKIKEVIDALERFAPLPLQESYDNAGLQVGLTEAEVSGALLCLDVTEKVVDEAINKGCNLIVAHHPLIFRKLAQITDVNYVQRTVIKAIKHDIVIAAMHTNLDSAVGGVNYKIAEKLGLKNLRFFGRNKQVVNPQTGESVTGGDGVIGEFEEPLAADDLILLLKKKFDAECVQTNELLRREIHTIALCGGSGSFLLQDAIAAGADSFMTGEMSYHEYFGHEQEIQICIIGHYQSEQFTTEVLRDVIERECPSVKCYLSEINTNPIGYF; encoded by the coding sequence ATGCGTAGCGTGAAAATAAAGGAAGTAATTGATGCCCTTGAACGATTCGCGCCTTTGCCCTTGCAGGAAAGCTATGATAATGCTGGCCTACAAGTTGGATTGACAGAGGCGGAAGTATCAGGGGCTTTATTGTGTCTTGACGTGACGGAAAAGGTGGTTGATGAGGCTATCAACAAGGGGTGTAACTTAATTGTTGCGCACCATCCGCTCATCTTCCGCAAGTTGGCACAAATAACAGACGTGAACTATGTGCAGCGCACAGTGATAAAGGCTATCAAGCATGATATCGTCATTGCCGCTATGCACACAAACTTAGACTCAGCTGTGGGTGGTGTTAACTACAAGATAGCTGAGAAGTTAGGACTTAAGAACCTTCGTTTCTTCGGTCGTAACAAACAAGTGGTAAACCCACAGACAGGAGAATCAGTAACAGGTGGCGATGGTGTCATCGGTGAGTTTGAGGAGCCTTTGGCAGCAGACGATTTGATACTGTTATTGAAAAAGAAGTTTGATGCAGAGTGTGTTCAAACCAATGAATTACTTCGTCGTGAGATTCACACCATTGCTCTCTGTGGTGGTTCAGGCTCATTCCTATTGCAGGATGCTATCGCAGCAGGTGCAGATTCCTTCATGACAGGTGAGATGAGCTATCACGAATACTTTGGTCATGAGCAAGAAATACAGATTTGTATCATCGGACATTATCAGAGTGAACAGTTCACTACTGAGGTGTTACGTGACGTTATCGAACGAGAATGCCCAAGTGTAAAATGCTACTTGTCTGAGATTAATACGAATCCTATCGGGTATTTTTAG